A window of the Nitrospirota bacterium genome harbors these coding sequences:
- a CDS encoding type II toxin-antitoxin system RelE/ParE family toxin codes for MKPIHFVGTSREAIRELPDSAQETAGFQLFKVQQGKEADDWKPMPTVGSGVREIRVRDESGAYRVFYVAKFEEAVYVLHVFEKRSQKTARADLELGQTRYADLLKWRREEGL; via the coding sequence ATGAAGCCGATTCATTTTGTCGGAACGTCACGGGAGGCAATTCGCGAACTTCCGGATAGCGCACAGGAAACGGCCGGCTTTCAGTTATTCAAAGTTCAGCAGGGCAAAGAAGCGGATGATTGGAAGCCGATGCCGACGGTCGGATCTGGAGTTCGGGAAATTCGGGTCAGGGATGAAAGCGGGGCCTATCGAGTCTTCTATGTGGCCAAGTTCGAAGAAGCCGTGTATGTGCTCCATGTGTTTGAGAAGCGCTCACAGAAGACCGCGAGAGCGGATCTAGAGCTCGGACAGACCCGATATGCCGATCTACTCAAGTGGAGAAGGGAGGAAGGCCTATGA
- a CDS encoding zinc metallopeptidase encodes MIRLVLLLLLVAVVIVGPQLWTRRVFARHSAPRSDYPGTGGELARHLLNRFNMPHITVEPTELGDHYDPVTKAVRLTPDIFSGKSLTAITVAAHEVGHAMQDHMGYQPLAERTRLVRIAQGAEKIGVVIMMGIPIAAALARTPIAGVVVMVAGLATMGISTLVHLVTLPVEWDASFNRALPVLRQGSYLSPEDEQGARRILTAAALTYVAASLASLLNLWRWIALLRR; translated from the coding sequence ATGATACGTCTCGTCTTGCTGTTGCTCCTGGTCGCGGTGGTTATCGTGGGTCCGCAGCTCTGGACCAGGCGAGTGTTTGCCCGGCATAGTGCGCCCCGCTCGGACTACCCAGGCACGGGCGGAGAGTTGGCCCGGCATCTGCTCAATCGGTTCAACATGCCGCACATCACAGTCGAACCGACCGAGCTGGGGGACCACTACGATCCTGTTACCAAAGCCGTCCGCCTGACACCCGATATTTTCAGCGGGAAATCGCTCACGGCCATTACCGTGGCCGCCCACGAGGTCGGGCATGCCATGCAAGACCACATGGGCTACCAACCGCTCGCAGAACGCACCAGGCTCGTGCGGATCGCGCAGGGAGCGGAAAAGATCGGCGTGGTCATCATGATGGGCATTCCGATCGCGGCGGCACTCGCGCGAACCCCGATCGCAGGTGTCGTCGTCATGGTGGCCGGATTGGCGACGATGGGGATCTCCACGCTGGTCCACCTCGTCACGCTCCCAGTCGAGTGGGACGCCAGCTTCAATCGTGCCCTGCCCGTGCTCCGGCAAGGCAGTTACCTGTCGCCTGAAGACGAACAAGGGGCTCGCCGCATCCTCACCGCAGCCGCGCTCACCTACGTGGCGGCCTCCCTAGCCAGTCTGCTGAACCTCTGGCGCTGGATCGCCCTCCTCCGGCGATAG
- the hflX gene encoding GTPase HflX, with protein sequence MSTPSQSNAVLVAIRTPRVTVEELDSSLQELTRLVKTLGYHVVGHVTQKRSSEKYAAVLGQGKLAELALWTGGSGKVAVAFERPMHKAASKREAAASDVTEESEDDESDDTLEASPGPREEAQIVIVDCDLSPSQLKNLESAAGVPVLDRTGVIIEIFSRHARTRAARLQVEIARLNYLAPRLRETGGGSERQGGGVGGKGAGETSLELDKRRIRDRMKELRAELAAIGDEHQTRRARREHELTVALVGYTNAGKSSLMRAMTGIDVLVADKLFATLDTTIRPLYPDTRPKVLMSDTVGFIKKLPHDLVASFKSTLDEAAGASLVLFVVDASDPSFRSQLDVTRTVLAEVGATDIPSLLVLNKQDRLGPDELATLKAEYPDAFFLSTRSKDDLHALRERIMGFFESDMVDEELHIPFTAQGVVAEIRARMRILSEAYDAEGLTIQVRSTPENLTVIKKKLAR encoded by the coding sequence ATGTCGACGCCCTCACAATCGAATGCCGTTCTTGTGGCGATCCGCACCCCTCGTGTGACCGTGGAGGAGCTGGACAGTTCTCTGCAAGAGCTCACCCGCCTTGTGAAAACCCTCGGGTACCATGTCGTGGGCCATGTGACGCAAAAGCGGAGTTCCGAAAAATATGCGGCGGTCCTTGGTCAGGGAAAACTCGCCGAATTGGCGCTGTGGACCGGTGGTTCCGGGAAAGTAGCGGTTGCGTTTGAACGGCCGATGCACAAAGCGGCTTCGAAGCGCGAGGCTGCGGCCTCGGACGTCACGGAGGAGTCAGAAGACGACGAATCGGATGACACCCTGGAGGCCTCACCAGGCCCTCGGGAAGAGGCGCAGATCGTCATCGTGGACTGTGATCTGTCGCCGTCACAATTGAAAAATCTTGAAAGTGCCGCCGGAGTTCCTGTACTCGACCGTACCGGCGTCATCATTGAGATTTTCAGTCGACATGCTCGTACACGCGCGGCCCGGCTTCAGGTAGAGATCGCGAGGCTCAATTATCTGGCGCCACGGTTGCGTGAAACCGGGGGCGGCAGCGAGCGGCAAGGCGGGGGGGTCGGAGGCAAAGGGGCCGGAGAGACGAGCCTTGAGCTCGATAAGCGCAGGATTCGCGATCGCATGAAAGAACTCAGGGCAGAATTGGCGGCGATCGGGGACGAGCATCAGACGCGCCGCGCGAGACGGGAACACGAATTGACGGTCGCGCTCGTCGGGTACACCAATGCCGGCAAATCCTCGCTGATGCGTGCGATGACGGGAATCGATGTGCTCGTGGCCGATAAGCTGTTCGCCACCCTCGATACCACGATCCGGCCGCTGTATCCTGACACGCGTCCCAAAGTGCTCATGAGCGATACGGTGGGATTCATCAAGAAGCTTCCGCATGACCTGGTGGCATCGTTCAAGTCGACGCTGGATGAAGCGGCCGGTGCCTCGCTGGTGCTATTTGTCGTCGATGCCTCAGATCCCTCTTTTCGATCCCAACTCGACGTCACGCGGACGGTGTTAGCCGAAGTTGGCGCCACGGACATTCCCAGCCTCTTGGTGTTGAATAAACAAGATCGTCTCGGACCGGACGAGCTCGCGACACTGAAGGCGGAATATCCGGACGCCTTTTTTCTGTCCACGAGAAGCAAGGACGATCTGCACGCGCTCCGTGAGCGCATTATGGGGTTCTTTGAGAGCGATATGGTCGACGAGGAATTACATATTCCGTTTACGGCTCAAGGGGTCGTGGCAGAGATCCGCGCCCGGATGCGTATCTTGTCCGAAGCCTATGATGCCGAGGGACTCACGATACAGGTGCGATCGACCCCCGAGAACCTGACCGTCATCAAAAAGAAGCTCGCGCGATGA
- a CDS encoding helix-turn-helix transcriptional regulator → MKRATVTKGSGNIFRDLGFSEERSAELILKSSLLQALQDTIRGRGWKQAEAATHLRIDQAKISKLLAGQMAGFSVERLVHFLSLLGQDVEVTVRQAPRGRRYGTVRSSLPKKLVKRLG, encoded by the coding sequence ATGAAACGTGCCACGGTGACAAAAGGCAGTGGAAATATCTTTCGCGATCTAGGGTTTTCCGAAGAACGGTCCGCGGAGCTCATTCTCAAAAGCAGTTTATTGCAGGCGCTTCAGGACACGATCAGAGGACGAGGCTGGAAGCAGGCGGAAGCGGCAACCCACCTCCGCATTGACCAAGCCAAAATCTCGAAACTACTCGCCGGCCAGATGGCTGGCTTCTCGGTCGAACGCCTGGTTCATTTTCTGTCCTTGTTAGGCCAGGATGTAGAAGTCACCGTGCGGCAAGCGCCTCGCGGGCGACGCTATGGAACCGTCCGCTCCAGTCTACCCAAGAAGCTCGTCAAGCGTCTGGGATAG
- a CDS encoding RNA-binding protein, which yields MGSKLYVGGLPYAATESQLTSLFAAHGTVESARVITDKFTGQSRGFGFVEMATQQEGQAAISALNGTQMDGRPLTVNEAKPQEPRTGGGGGGRGGNDFGGRSRF from the coding sequence ATGGGTTCCAAACTTTATGTTGGCGGGTTGCCCTATGCGGCAACTGAATCGCAGTTAACCAGCTTGTTCGCCGCACACGGGACTGTCGAGTCTGCGCGTGTGATCACCGACAAGTTTACCGGACAGTCGCGAGGCTTCGGCTTCGTCGAAATGGCCACGCAGCAAGAAGGTCAGGCGGCGATTTCCGCCTTGAACGGCACACAGATGGACGGACGCCCGTTGACTGTGAACGAAGCCAAGCCACAAGAACCCCGCACCGGTGGTGGTGGCGGCGGACGTGGCGGCAACGATTTCGGCGGTCGCAGCCGGTTCTAA
- a CDS encoding helix-turn-helix transcriptional regulator: protein MMKTKDVRPAKALVVVSVGKSVRIVRELQGLTQSELARRTKIPQSTISAIENGTINLGIERAKTLAHALRCHPAVLVFPGWEVTKRSAA, encoded by the coding sequence ATGATGAAAACCAAGGACGTTCGTCCGGCGAAAGCTCTAGTTGTCGTATCGGTGGGAAAATCCGTTCGGATCGTTCGAGAACTGCAAGGGCTCACGCAGAGCGAGTTGGCTCGCAGGACTAAGATTCCACAGTCCACGATCTCTGCCATTGAAAATGGCACCATCAATCTGGGTATTGAACGGGCCAAAACCCTGGCACATGCACTGCGGTGCCATCCAGCAGTCCTTGTCTTCCCCGGCTGGGAAGTGACCAAGCGGTCAGCAGCCTAA